In Methanosphaera sp. ISO3-F5, a genomic segment contains:
- a CDS encoding PP2C family protein-serine/threonine phosphatase, with the protein MGLKYFVNFVNFSLIFSTIGIWITRYYDFVDMPPIAKKEFNPRLYTIIDIIMLIFIPCVIIADHMVTKNYFVNLFEVILIMSLMAIYCTKPIKKVDEVSFISIPERIIDRFLGITFIIIIIALLDVFLPIDNIILNTVKYISKDTVYLYLLLILDVLVAIFFIPTYFIIRYIEKTIVKPLISFSKIESRIKHGEIIESNDLLEIYSKYTEEDNEISMLSRSYIDLVKYNNDYIENIKNIETEKQRIKTELKIARNIQNSILPTESIKNDNYCLTGFSQPAKEVGGDFYDYYELDDERVLIVIGDSSGKGVPAAIFSTIIQNFIEQLSPYEKDPAKMLYSINNNVCKKNTEVMFITLWIGIYNKNTHELLFSNAGHNPPLVKEDDKFVELNIESGLVLGIYENFEYKNEKIILDNELLLYTDGITDARNDENELYGVERMINFLNSENNNNTIKDLIYNINDYCGNQAQYDDMTLVHLKISH; encoded by the coding sequence ATGGGTTTAAAATATTTTGTTAATTTTGTGAATTTCTCATTAATTTTTAGTACAATAGGCATATGGATTACACGTTATTATGATTTTGTGGACATGCCACCTATTGCTAAAAAAGAATTTAATCCAAGATTATATACGATAATTGATATTATCATGTTAATATTTATTCCGTGTGTTATAATTGCAGACCATATGGTAACAAAGAATTATTTTGTAAATCTCTTCGAAGTAATACTTATAATGTCATTAATGGCAATATACTGTACTAAGCCTATTAAAAAGGTTGATGAGGTATCTTTCATTTCGATTCCTGAAAGAATCATTGACAGATTCCTGGGAATTACATTTATAATAATAATTATAGCGTTACTTGATGTGTTCCTCCCGATAGATAACATTATATTAAATACTGTGAAGTATATTTCAAAGGATACTGTTTACCTTTATCTGTTATTAATATTGGATGTGTTAGTTGCCATATTCTTTATACCAACATATTTTATTATCAGATATATTGAAAAAACTATTGTAAAACCATTAATATCATTTTCAAAAATAGAATCACGCATAAAGCATGGTGAAATAATTGAATCAAATGACTTACTGGAAATATATTCAAAGTACACAGAAGAAGATAATGAGATAAGTATGTTATCACGTAGTTACATTGATTTGGTGAAATATAATAATGATTATATTGAAAACATTAAAAATATTGAAACCGAAAAACAGAGGATTAAAACTGAATTAAAGATTGCTCGTAATATACAGAATTCCATATTACCTACAGAATCTATAAAAAATGATAATTATTGTCTGACCGGTTTCAGTCAGCCTGCAAAAGAGGTTGGTGGAGACTTTTATGATTATTATGAACTAGATGATGAACGGGTATTGATAGTGATTGGTGATAGTTCGGGTAAAGGAGTTCCTGCAGCGATTTTCTCAACAATTATTCAAAACTTTATAGAACAGCTCAGTCCGTATGAAAAGGATCCTGCAAAAATGTTATATTCAATTAATAATAATGTTTGTAAGAAGAATACTGAGGTTATGTTCATTACATTGTGGATTGGTATTTATAATAAAAATACTCATGAATTATTGTTTAGTAATGCCGGACATAATCCGCCATTAGTTAAAGAGGATGATAAATTTGTAGAGCTTAACATTGAGTCAGGTCTTGTATTAGGTATTTATGAAAATTTTGAGTATAAAAATGAGAAAATTATCTTAGATAATGAATTATTGTTGTATACTGATGGTATTACTGATGCACGGAATGATGAGAATGAGTTATATGGTGTTGAAAGAATGATTAACTTCTTAAATAGTGAAAATAATAATAACACTATTAAAGACTTGATATATAATATTAATGATTACTGTGGTAATCAGGCTCAATATGATGATATGACACTGGTTCATCTGAAAATATCCCATTAA
- a CDS encoding ATP-binding protein, which translates to MKLIKVDPKLEELYTINRFIQEIIQKEDFEVTLITEEIFVNIINYSDADYIKISADFNNETQLLCLEFIDNGVKFNPLEKEDHVAPDTIEETEIGGLGIHFVTNLADSIKYNYDTENHLIITKKVK; encoded by the coding sequence ATGAAATTAATCAAAGTAGATCCAAAATTAGAAGAACTATATACTATCAATAGATTTATTCAGGAGATTATTCAAAAAGAGGATTTTGAAGTTACACTTATTACTGAAGAGATATTTGTTAACATAATTAATTATTCTGATGCAGATTACATTAAAATCTCAGCAGATTTTAATAATGAAACCCAACTTTTATGCTTGGAATTTATTGATAATGGTGTTAAATTTAATCCACTTGAAAAAGAGGATCATGTTGCTCCGGATACTATTGAAGAAACTGAAATTGGTGGGTTAGGTATTCATTTTGTTACAAATCTTGCAGATTCGATAAAATATAATTATGATACTGAAAATCATTTAATAATAACTAAAAAAGTGAAGTAG
- a CDS encoding nicotianamine synthase family protein codes for MSSKNYWTKIREIAIELNKIGNEHLDETSLDQLVPILDEIEKIAHNDSIDYDSAKLILSDEGMVNSLETIRDFYIYIGARLERENAYEIIQGGENAWDVLDTFHFYERYEGLLRNESELVPFDEKTKLVFIGSGPLPLTLIMFNKLFGCKCVGIEVQPSVAKLSRHIIRRLGLADDIEIVIGDERYVKYLDYDVIMVAAFAIPKSKVFGNLWEIVDTDTPILYRTYSGMRQMLYEPVKDVDLRGFHQEGLMLPKGNVNNTSVLVKKIV; via the coding sequence ATGAGCTCAAAAAATTATTGGACAAAAATACGAGAAATAGCAATTGAATTAAATAAGATAGGGAATGAACACCTGGATGAAACAAGCTTGGACCAGTTAGTACCAATTCTTGATGAAATAGAAAAAATAGCACATAATGATAGTATTGACTATGATTCAGCAAAACTAATTTTATCTGATGAGGGGATGGTGAATTCACTGGAAACTATCAGGGACTTTTATATATACATTGGTGCAAGGCTTGAAAGAGAGAATGCTTATGAAATTATTCAGGGCGGGGAGAATGCATGGGATGTACTTGATACTTTCCACTTCTATGAAAGATATGAAGGACTTTTAAGGAATGAATCAGAATTGGTGCCATTTGATGAGAAGACTAAACTTGTTTTTATAGGAAGTGGGCCACTGCCATTAACATTAATAATGTTCAACAAGCTATTTGGATGTAAATGTGTGGGAATTGAGGTACAGCCGAGTGTTGCAAAACTTTCTCGTCATATTATTAGAAGACTTGGGTTGGCTGATGACATAGAAATAGTTATTGGTGATGAAAGATATGTTAAATACTTGGATTATGATGTGATAATGGTTGCAGCGTTTGCTATACCTAAGAGTAAGGTTTTCGGTAATTTGTGGGAAATAGTTGATACGGATACGCCGATTCTTTATAGAACGTATTCTGGTATGCGGCAAATGCTTTATGAACCTGTGAAGGATGTGGATTTAAGAGGTTTTCATCAGGAGGGTTTAATGTTACCTAAGGGTAATGTTAATAATACATCGGTGCTGGTAAAAAAAATAGTTTAG